Proteins from a genomic interval of Diaphorobacter sp. HDW4A:
- a CDS encoding LysR substrate-binding domain-containing protein — MARQLGFRHIETIHAIVLTGSVTGAATRLHVTQPAISNVLRDAEERLGLSLFERRGGRLIPTAHAEALFAEIERSFVGLESINSFAARLNNDQHRALSVACTPAFGASILPQVTAEYSKRSHKTMFFVHSRVAHHVAAQVSSGKCDLGFGLEVPPVPGVECEVIGELPIMCYLPKGHKLVSKKWIQPEHLLDEPMISLSSIEGVDVLAKAAFESCERMPESVIECPAAILACSMVAAGLGFVLFDALPSLICDPARLVVRPFRSDSRLRYCAYRLKSKSANPEIDQLTELARAALARVIGTK; from the coding sequence ATGGCACGACAACTCGGCTTTCGCCACATTGAAACCATTCACGCCATCGTGCTGACCGGCTCGGTCACCGGTGCGGCCACGCGGCTACATGTCACCCAACCGGCGATCAGCAACGTGCTGCGCGATGCGGAGGAACGCCTCGGGCTCTCGCTGTTCGAGCGCCGGGGTGGACGCCTGATTCCCACGGCCCATGCGGAGGCGTTGTTCGCCGAAATCGAGCGCTCGTTCGTGGGGCTGGAGTCGATCAACTCGTTCGCCGCGCGCTTGAACAACGATCAGCACCGTGCGCTGTCCGTGGCCTGCACGCCCGCGTTCGGCGCGTCGATTCTTCCGCAGGTCACCGCTGAGTATTCCAAGCGTTCGCACAAGACCATGTTCTTTGTGCATTCGCGCGTGGCGCACCATGTGGCGGCGCAGGTCAGCTCGGGCAAATGCGATCTGGGATTCGGGCTTGAGGTGCCTCCGGTTCCGGGTGTGGAATGCGAAGTCATCGGCGAGTTGCCGATCATGTGCTATTTGCCAAAAGGCCATAAGCTCGTGAGCAAGAAATGGATTCAGCCCGAACATCTGCTCGACGAGCCGATGATTTCACTCAGCAGCATCGAGGGTGTGGACGTGCTGGCCAAGGCCGCGTTTGAGAGCTGCGAGCGCATGCCCGAATCGGTGATCGAATGCCCGGCTGCGATTCTGGCTTGCTCCATGGTCGCCGCCGGTCTGGGCTTTGTGCTCTTTGATGCACTGCCTTCGCTGATCTGCGATCCGGCGCGTCTGGTGGTGCGGCCCTTCCGCTCGGACAGCCGCCTGCGTTACTGCGCCTACCGACTCAAGAGCAAGAGCGCGAATCCGGAGATCGACCAGCTCACCGAGCTGGCTCGGGCAGCGTTGGCACGTGTGATTGGGACGAAATAA
- a CDS encoding tripartite tricarboxylate transporter substrate binding protein, with the protein MKALIRNVTLACLAAVSCLPALADSYPSKPVKVIVPYAAGGGTDIVARLIAQKLGERLGQSFIVENKSGAATQAGTVVVAKSPNDGYTLLMGTANLATNVPLFKKLPYDANKDLAPISLITKVPVYLFVASNSPIKSAKDVVTQSKANADGLSWASAGVGSIPNLAGELFRMKTQANMTHIPYKGSSESVVSVAGGQTAFAFDNLPPFAGQVKAGKVKPIAVSLPQRSKLTPDVPTLMELGIPVEAYSWWGMLAPAGTPTAIIDKLNKEIVAIVKEPDVQARFEQLGIEGVGGTPAEFSAHIKAETTKWSEVVKAVGIQPE; encoded by the coding sequence ATGAAAGCATTGATCCGCAACGTCACCCTCGCCTGCCTGGCCGCTGTCAGCTGCCTTCCAGCGCTGGCCGACAGCTATCCAAGCAAGCCCGTCAAGGTGATCGTTCCGTACGCCGCTGGCGGCGGCACGGACATCGTCGCGCGCCTGATCGCACAGAAGCTCGGCGAGCGCCTTGGCCAGTCCTTCATCGTGGAGAACAAGTCAGGCGCGGCGACGCAGGCCGGCACGGTCGTGGTCGCCAAGTCGCCGAATGACGGCTACACCCTGCTCATGGGCACAGCCAACCTCGCCACCAACGTGCCGCTGTTCAAGAAGCTGCCCTACGACGCGAACAAGGACCTGGCTCCAATCTCGCTGATCACCAAGGTGCCGGTCTATCTGTTCGTGGCCAGCAACTCGCCGATCAAGAGCGCCAAGGACGTGGTCACCCAGTCCAAGGCCAACGCCGACGGGCTCTCGTGGGCCTCGGCGGGCGTGGGCAGCATTCCGAATCTGGCCGGTGAGCTGTTCCGCATGAAGACACAGGCGAACATGACGCACATCCCCTACAAGGGCAGCTCGGAATCGGTCGTGTCGGTCGCCGGTGGGCAGACCGCCTTCGCCTTCGACAACCTGCCGCCGTTTGCGGGACAGGTCAAAGCGGGCAAGGTCAAGCCGATTGCCGTGTCCCTGCCCCAGCGCAGCAAGCTCACGCCCGACGTGCCCACGCTGATGGAGCTGGGCATTCCGGTAGAGGCCTATTCGTGGTGGGGCATGCTTGCGCCCGCGGGCACACCGACTGCCATCATCGACAAGCTGAACAAGGAAATCGTCGCCATCGTCAAGGAGCCCGATGTGCAAGCGCGCTTCGAGCAACTGGGCATTGAAGGCGTGGGCGGCACACCGGCCGAGTTCAGCGCACACATCAAGGCGGAAACCACCAAGTGGTCCGAAGTGGTCAAGGCCGTCGGCATCCAGCCGGAATGA
- a CDS encoding FAD-binding oxidoreductase yields MLRSSTHLESISTAPAKATTAADVTVIGAGIVGLCTALSLQRAGLKVALFDATGAGSGASFGNAGLISTGSCIPISLPGMVWQVPRWLLDPDGPLALRPTYALKALPWVLKWLRASSTASVTRASSALHALHSPALSRYRELLGDERFDELIKQCGQLHIWSQPGQPGRADRLVAELRRQHQVPITPLDQHTLRARMPELTNRIQAGICFTEHANTVSPQALTRALLGCFVERGGELLIRSVQKIEQLNEGFRLWTNAGDVKTPKIVVAAGAHTAELVRPLGIRIPLEFERGYHVELPNPGVTVPQPFIYKDKAVAVTPMQKGLRFAGTVEIAGLRHAPQPRRVESILNTARELFPTINTEGARSWFGLRPSTPDSVPVIDAPSTHPGLYLACGHGHTGMTGAPMTGELVAQLVTGISPGLNVAEYGLSRFG; encoded by the coding sequence ATGCTTCGCTCTTCCACGCACCTCGAATCGATTTCAACCGCACCCGCCAAGGCCACAACCGCCGCCGACGTCACCGTGATCGGCGCGGGCATCGTCGGCCTGTGCACAGCGCTGTCGCTGCAGCGCGCGGGGCTCAAGGTGGCGCTGTTCGACGCGACCGGCGCGGGCAGCGGCGCATCGTTCGGCAACGCCGGACTGATCAGCACCGGTAGCTGTATTCCGATCTCACTGCCCGGCATGGTCTGGCAGGTGCCGCGCTGGCTGCTCGACCCGGATGGCCCGCTCGCGCTGCGCCCCACCTATGCGCTGAAGGCGCTGCCATGGGTGTTGAAATGGCTGCGCGCCTCTTCCACTGCGAGTGTGACGCGCGCAAGCTCCGCGCTTCATGCGCTGCACTCGCCCGCACTGTCACGCTACCGCGAGCTGCTGGGCGACGAGCGCTTCGACGAGCTGATAAAGCAGTGCGGTCAATTGCATATCTGGTCGCAACCGGGCCAACCTGGCCGGGCGGACCGCCTGGTCGCCGAGCTGCGCAGGCAGCATCAGGTGCCCATCACTCCGCTCGACCAACATACGTTGCGCGCCCGAATGCCGGAACTGACCAATCGTATTCAGGCGGGCATCTGCTTCACGGAGCACGCCAACACGGTCAGCCCGCAGGCGTTGACACGCGCGTTGCTGGGTTGCTTTGTGGAGCGCGGCGGAGAGCTGCTGATCCGCAGCGTGCAGAAGATCGAACAATTGAATGAAGGCTTTCGCCTCTGGACGAATGCGGGCGATGTGAAGACACCGAAAATCGTCGTGGCGGCAGGTGCCCATACGGCGGAACTGGTGCGGCCGCTCGGCATCCGCATTCCGCTCGAATTCGAACGCGGCTATCACGTCGAACTACCCAACCCCGGCGTCACCGTGCCCCAGCCCTTCATCTACAAGGACAAAGCCGTCGCAGTTACACCCATGCAGAAGGGCCTGCGTTTTGCGGGCACCGTGGAGATCGCGGGACTGCGCCATGCACCGCAACCGCGCCGCGTTGAATCGATTCTGAACACCGCACGCGAGCTGTTCCCCACAATCAACACCGAGGGCGCGCGCAGCTGGTTCGGGCTGCGCCCCTCCACGCCCGACAGCGTGCCGGTGATCGATGCGCCATCAACGCACCCAGGCCTGTATCTCGCCTGCGGTCATGGACATACCGGCATGACGGGCGCACCGATGACTGGCGAGCTGGTCGCGCAGTTGGTGACAGGCATATCACCCGGTTTGAATGTGGCGGAATATGGTTTGAGCCGATTCGGCTGA
- a CDS encoding YhdH/YhfP family quinone oxidoreductase produces the protein MQSLPEQTYQAFRLHAEGERAAGRFERLPITAPQAGQVLIRVRYSSINYKDALASHGLNAIIRDFPRVGGIDLTGVVEQSADARWKSGDEVIVHGFGIGVQTDGGHAQYALVQADHVMALPHGLSLLDAATVGVAGYTAGLSQYCMELNGLHPAMGSVLVTGATGGVGSMAIHLLAASGYEVTAMSGKPSEAVYLEGLGARQIIGRIAADADPKPLLKGQWAGAIDSVGGDTLAWLTRTMLPEGVIASFGNAAGAQLNTTVLPFILRGIKLLGINANSPMATRERVWQRIAETANSEQLGALRHEIALADLPTWLDKTLNGQVRGRTVIRMD, from the coding sequence ATGCAGTCACTCCCCGAGCAGACTTATCAAGCGTTTCGGCTGCATGCCGAAGGCGAACGTGCGGCAGGCCGATTCGAGCGCCTGCCGATCACCGCGCCGCAGGCAGGACAGGTGCTCATCCGCGTGCGCTACTCCAGCATCAACTACAAGGATGCGCTCGCATCGCACGGGCTCAACGCCATCATCCGCGACTTCCCGCGCGTGGGCGGCATCGATCTCACGGGCGTGGTGGAGCAGTCCGCAGATGCGCGCTGGAAGTCCGGCGACGAGGTCATCGTCCACGGCTTCGGCATTGGCGTGCAGACCGATGGTGGGCATGCGCAATACGCACTCGTGCAAGCCGATCATGTGATGGCCTTGCCGCACGGCCTCAGCCTGCTCGACGCCGCAACCGTCGGCGTCGCGGGCTACACCGCAGGTCTCTCGCAATACTGCATGGAGCTCAACGGCCTGCATCCTGCCATGGGCTCGGTGCTCGTGACCGGAGCGACCGGCGGTGTGGGCAGCATGGCGATCCATCTGCTCGCGGCCAGTGGCTACGAGGTCACCGCGATGAGCGGCAAGCCCAGCGAAGCCGTGTATCTCGAGGGGCTCGGCGCACGCCAGATCATCGGCCGCATCGCCGCAGATGCCGACCCCAAGCCGCTGCTCAAAGGCCAGTGGGCCGGAGCCATCGACTCCGTCGGCGGCGACACGCTGGCCTGGCTCACCCGCACCATGCTGCCCGAGGGCGTGATCGCCTCGTTCGGCAACGCTGCGGGGGCGCAGCTCAACACGACGGTGCTGCCCTTCATTCTTCGCGGCATCAAGCTGCTGGGCATCAACGCCAACAGCCCCATGGCCACGCGCGAGCGGGTCTGGCAGCGCATTGCAGAGACGGCAAACAGCGAACAACTCGGCGCCCTGCGCCACGAAATCGCGCTCGCCGATCTGCCCACGTGGCTGGACAAAACCCTCAACGGACAGGTTCGCGGGCGCACCGTGATCCGCATGGATTGA
- a CDS encoding LysR family transcriptional regulator translates to MRRHLPSTQALACFEAAARHESYTRAAQELALTQSAVSRQILTLEDQLRVQLFRRTRHGVTLTEAGRHYSKQVARWLLGLERDTLDVMAHQGHGGSLSLAAVPTFATRWLIPRLPLLVKEQPDIVVHIETRTRPFLFSDTGFDAALYAGTQDQVANWPGVQVQMLMQEDVVPVCSPRLLEQAAPRGRGRAHQTVTPSVLAQMPLLQQSTRPYGWQQWFHAMEVDAPRALDGPRYELFSMIAVAATMGLGVALMPQMLIEAEMERGDLVIACPRPLRGERAYYLVTPAKPAAPVLTAFSNWLGRMAGDQDLP, encoded by the coding sequence ATGCGCAGACATCTCCCCTCCACCCAGGCGCTGGCCTGCTTCGAAGCAGCGGCCCGGCATGAAAGCTATACCCGCGCGGCGCAGGAACTGGCACTCACGCAGAGCGCCGTCTCGCGCCAGATTCTCACGCTGGAGGACCAGTTGCGGGTGCAGCTTTTTCGCCGCACGCGCCACGGCGTCACGCTGACCGAGGCGGGTCGGCACTACAGCAAGCAGGTGGCGCGCTGGCTGCTGGGGCTGGAGCGCGACACGCTCGATGTGATGGCGCATCAGGGGCATGGCGGTTCGCTGTCGCTTGCGGCGGTACCGACGTTTGCCACGCGCTGGTTGATTCCGCGCCTGCCGCTTCTCGTCAAGGAGCAGCCCGACATCGTCGTGCACATCGAGACGCGCACGCGGCCATTTTTGTTTTCGGATACTGGATTTGATGCTGCGCTCTATGCGGGTACGCAGGACCAGGTCGCCAACTGGCCGGGCGTGCAGGTGCAGATGCTCATGCAGGAAGACGTGGTGCCGGTCTGCAGCCCGCGCCTGCTTGAGCAGGCAGCGCCGCGTGGGCGCGGGCGTGCGCACCAAACGGTGACGCCCTCGGTGCTTGCACAGATGCCGCTGTTGCAGCAGAGCACGCGACCCTACGGCTGGCAGCAGTGGTTTCATGCGATGGAGGTGGACGCGCCACGCGCGCTTGACGGGCCGCGCTATGAGCTGTTCTCGATGATCGCCGTGGCGGCCACCATGGGGCTGGGCGTGGCGCTGATGCCGCAGATGCTGATCGAGGCCGAGATGGAGCGCGGCGATCTCGTCATCGCCTGCCCGCGTCCGTTGCGCGGCGAGCGCGCATACTACCTCGTGACGCCCGCGAAGCCCGCAGCGCCCGTGCTCACAGCCTTCAGCAACTGGCTGGGCCGCATGGCGGGGGATCAGGATTTACCCTGA
- a CDS encoding IclR family transcriptional regulator: MDARSQDQRFATTLAHGLALLRCFTPFEPSLSNGELARKSGLSKATVSRLSYTLELIGLLRFDQEARRYRLGAASLSIGHPLMAHLTVRQIARPLMQSLADQTGGTVSLGLRHRASIIYVETTRAHDAGDFRPDIGATLPLLDTAVGRAWLAACDDEERDNAMEWLAREHKVTARAVRVTINTAIDDLANKGYCVSLGNFRPDVNAVAVPLKERFRGELIMLNCGVLSSRMSAAQVARSVGPMLKKTAVGIERLQRQSEKSGV; this comes from the coding sequence TTGGATGCACGTTCGCAGGATCAACGCTTCGCCACTACGCTAGCCCATGGGCTTGCGCTGCTGCGCTGCTTCACGCCGTTCGAACCCTCGTTGTCCAATGGCGAATTGGCGCGCAAATCGGGTCTGTCCAAGGCCACGGTCTCGCGCCTGAGCTACACGCTGGAGCTCATCGGCCTGCTGCGTTTTGATCAGGAGGCGCGGCGCTACCGGTTGGGTGCGGCATCGCTGTCCATCGGCCATCCGCTGATGGCGCACCTCACCGTGCGGCAGATTGCGCGGCCGCTGATGCAGAGCCTGGCCGACCAGACCGGCGGCACGGTGTCGCTGGGCCTGCGCCACCGTGCATCCATCATCTATGTGGAGACCACACGCGCGCACGACGCAGGGGATTTCAGGCCCGACATCGGCGCGACGCTGCCGTTGCTCGATACCGCCGTGGGCCGGGCCTGGCTTGCGGCGTGCGATGATGAGGAACGGGACAACGCCATGGAGTGGCTAGCGCGCGAGCACAAGGTGACGGCGAGGGCCGTGCGCGTGACCATCAACACCGCCATCGACGATCTCGCGAACAAGGGCTACTGCGTGTCGCTTGGTAATTTCCGACCCGATGTGAATGCCGTGGCCGTGCCGCTCAAGGAGCGTTTTCGGGGCGAGCTGATCATGCTCAACTGCGGCGTGCTGAGCAGTCGCATGAGCGCGGCGCAGGTGGCGCGAAGCGTGGGACCGATGCTCAAGAAAACGGCTGTCGGCATCGAGCGCCTGCAGCGGCAGAGCGAGAAAAGTGGTGTCTGA
- a CDS encoding acyl-CoA dehydrogenase family protein, with protein sequence MIRDSKQIEQLLAQTRSFVREVAIPHEEQVEREDCIPEPVVDQMRAAGFFGWSIPEAYGGLGLTSEELCLANMELSQCAVAYRARCGTNTGIGTEGLIQDGTEAQKRELLPRLATGELTSCLAVTEPDAGSDLLGRLASTATRTANGYVLNGTKRFITNAPIADLFTVLARTGDASEGSRSTTSFLVMRGTKGLSTGIPHRKMGQEGSPVSEVYLNDCEVPESAILGGEPGRGFASVMKALNKQRINLASLCIGPAIRLLDEALAHSRKRQQFGKAIGEFQLVQAMLADCKVEIEAAKALILDTARKRDAGEDVTMEASMCKYYASEVAGRVADRVVQIFGGGGYCDDIGGSVPRLYRDVRLFRLYEGTSQIHQLNIAKHLLK encoded by the coding sequence ATGATTCGCGATTCAAAGCAAATCGAGCAACTGCTCGCCCAGACCCGCAGCTTCGTGCGCGAGGTCGCCATTCCGCATGAGGAACAGGTCGAGCGCGAGGACTGCATTCCCGAACCCGTGGTCGATCAGATGCGCGCAGCGGGCTTTTTCGGCTGGTCCATCCCCGAGGCGTATGGCGGCCTCGGTCTCACCTCGGAAGAACTGTGCCTCGCCAACATGGAACTTTCGCAATGCGCCGTGGCTTACCGAGCGCGCTGCGGCACCAACACCGGCATCGGCACCGAAGGCCTGATCCAGGACGGCACAGAAGCACAGAAGCGCGAGCTGCTGCCGCGACTTGCGACGGGTGAACTGACCTCGTGCCTCGCGGTGACCGAGCCCGATGCGGGCTCCGACCTGCTCGGCCGCCTCGCCAGCACCGCCACGCGTACTGCCAATGGCTATGTGCTCAACGGCACCAAGCGCTTCATCACCAACGCGCCGATTGCCGATCTGTTCACCGTGCTCGCGCGCACCGGCGACGCGAGTGAAGGCTCGCGCAGCACCACGAGCTTTCTGGTGATGAGGGGCACGAAGGGCCTGTCCACCGGCATACCGCATCGCAAGATGGGCCAGGAAGGCTCGCCGGTTTCCGAGGTCTATCTGAATGATTGCGAAGTGCCCGAAAGCGCCATCCTCGGCGGCGAGCCGGGGCGCGGTTTTGCATCGGTGATGAAGGCACTGAACAAGCAACGCATCAACCTCGCGTCGCTGTGCATCGGCCCCGCGATCCGCCTGCTCGACGAGGCGCTCGCGCACTCACGCAAGCGCCAACAGTTCGGCAAGGCCATCGGCGAGTTCCAACTGGTGCAGGCCATGCTGGCCGACTGCAAGGTCGAGATCGAGGCCGCCAAGGCCCTGATTCTCGACACCGCACGCAAGCGCGACGCGGGCGAGGACGTGACCATGGAGGCCTCCATGTGCAAGTACTACGCCTCCGAAGTCGCGGGCCGTGTGGCCGACCGCGTGGTGCAGATCTTCGGTGGCGGTGGCTACTGCGACGACATCGGCGGCTCCGTGCCGCGTCTGTATCGCGACGTGCGGCTGTTCCGGCTCTACGAGGGCACAAGCCAGATCCATCAACTGAACATCGCCAAGCATCTGCTCAAGTGA
- a CDS encoding tripartite tricarboxylate transporter substrate-binding protein: MSHQLFHLNRRQAITFGAAALAATQAPLAQASNVPVRFIVPFPAGGAADVMGRVIVDALKDEFTQPVIVDNRPGASTRVAAETLKNAAPDGNTVLMTLMDTMVIAPLVYNNLRYNPEKDFTPITSVAELTYGIAVNANSPYKTLADYVKAAKADRQVAALGVSGLGSVLHFVAYDFTRQSGADMSIIPFQGGPVMVTNLMGNQIGSAVDGIGVFLEHHRNKKLRILAVSSKQRVSQLPDVPTFTESGYPSLVVESGYSIYAPANTPANHVNRWNAAIRKVLARPEVRQKIETIGYVPVAGTSPEEVTQLRQRLNAHWAPIVKATGYKSD; encoded by the coding sequence ATGTCCCATCAGCTCTTTCATCTGAATCGTCGTCAGGCCATCACATTTGGTGCAGCGGCTCTGGCAGCCACGCAGGCACCGCTTGCGCAGGCGTCCAATGTGCCGGTGCGATTCATCGTGCCGTTTCCCGCAGGCGGCGCGGCCGACGTCATGGGACGCGTGATCGTCGATGCGCTCAAGGATGAATTTACGCAGCCGGTGATCGTGGACAACCGCCCCGGCGCAAGCACCCGCGTGGCGGCTGAAACACTGAAGAACGCTGCGCCCGATGGCAACACGGTGCTGATGACGCTGATGGACACCATGGTCATCGCGCCGCTGGTCTACAACAATCTGCGCTACAACCCGGAGAAGGATTTCACACCCATCACCTCGGTGGCTGAACTTACCTACGGCATCGCGGTCAACGCCAACTCGCCATACAAGACATTGGCCGACTATGTGAAAGCGGCCAAGGCGGATCGTCAGGTGGCGGCGTTGGGTGTGTCGGGACTTGGATCGGTGCTCCACTTCGTGGCCTACGACTTCACGCGCCAGTCGGGTGCGGACATGTCGATCATTCCGTTCCAGGGCGGCCCGGTGATGGTCACCAATCTCATGGGTAACCAGATCGGCTCGGCCGTCGACGGCATCGGTGTGTTTCTTGAACACCATCGCAACAAGAAGCTGCGCATTCTGGCGGTGTCGAGCAAGCAGCGCGTGAGCCAGTTGCCCGATGTGCCCACGTTCACGGAGAGCGGTTATCCGTCGCTCGTGGTCGAATCCGGCTACTCGATCTACGCACCAGCGAACACGCCCGCCAACCATGTCAACCGCTGGAATGCTGCCATTCGCAAGGTGCTTGCGCGTCCTGAAGTGCGCCAGAAGATCGAGACCATTGGCTATGTGCCGGTTGCTGGCACGAGTCCCGAAGAGGTGACTCAGCTGCGTCAACGATTGAATGCCCACTGGGCACCCATCGTCAAAGCGACTGGCTACAAGAGCGATTGA